A section of the Primulina eburnea isolate SZY01 unplaced genomic scaffold, ASM2296580v1 ctg41_ERROPOS100000, whole genome shotgun sequence genome encodes:
- the LOC140821089 gene encoding protein NRT1/ PTR FAMILY 8.1-like, with protein MAEEENYTKDGTLDYRNNPANKKKTGTWRACPFILGNECCERLAYYGMSTNLIDYFTNQLDQPSATASKNLSNWSGTCYITPLIGAFLADAYLGRYWTIASFSIIYVIGMTLLTISASVPGLRPTCYEKDVCSATGSQTAACFVALYLVALGTGGIKPCVSSYGADQFDDADEFEKVHKGSFFNWFYFSINIGALIASSVVVWVQVTIGWSWGFGIPAVAMAIAVSFFFLGTRLYRYQKAGGSPLTRLCQVVVASLRKYRVQVPVDQALLYETTDAESAIVGSRKLDHTNELSFFDKAAVETQTEQNKGSINPWRLCTVTQVEELKGIIRLLPIWATGIIFSTVYGQMSNLFVLQGGYMDTRVGPSNFKIPEASLSIFDTLSVIFWVPVYDRYIIKITRRFTGHKNGLTQLQRIGTGLFISIFSMVSAAIVEYLRLGIVKRHNSYGVKEAPISVFWQVPQYFIIGCAEVFTYIGQLEFFYEQAPDSMRSLCAALLLTTTALGNYVSSLLVTIVMDITTRNGKPGWIAKNLNYGHLHYFFGILVLLSVLNLGAFIVVAKRYTYKKPVGTLR; from the exons ATGGCCGAGGAAGAAAACTACACGAAAGACGGGACGTTAGACTACCGCAACAATCCTGCAAACAAGAAGAAAACAGGAACTTGGAGGGCCTGCCCCTTTATTCTTG GAAACGAATGCTGTGAAAGACTAGCATACTATGGAATGAGTACTAACCTCATTGATTACTTCACAAATCAACTGGATCAACCAAGTGCTACAGCTTCCAAAAATCTGTCGAATTGGTCCGGAACTTGCTACATCACACCCCTTATCGGTGCATTTCTTGCTGACGCATATCTCGGACGATACTGGACTATAGCCAGTTTCTCCATCATCTATGTCATT GGGATGACATTGTTGACTATATCAGCATCGGTGCCTGGCCTGAGGCCAACGTGCTACGAAAAAGACGTTTGCAGTGCTACAGGTTCTCAAACCGCTGCTTGTTTTGTTGCACTGTACTTGGTGGCATTAGGAACTGGTGGCATCAAGCCTTGTGTCTCCTCCTATGGAGCAGATCAATTTGATGATGCTGATGAATTTGAGAAAGTACACAAGGGTTCTTTCTTCAACTGGTTCTATTTTTCAATCAATATCGGCGCACTAATTGCCTCTTCTGTGGTGGTTTGGGTACAAGTGACCATCGGCTGGAGTTGGGGATTCGGGATTCCTGCCGTCGCAATGGCAATAGCCGTGTCATTTTTCTTCTTGGGAACTCGATTGTATCGGTATCAGAAAGCTGGAGGCAGCCCTCTGACACGGCTTTGCCAGGTAGTCGTGGCTTCGTTGAGAAAATACCGGGTCCAGGTACCGGTTGACCAGGCTCTTTTATATGAGACTACTGATGCTGAGTCTGCTATTGTAGGCAGTCGGAAGCTTGACCACACAAATGAATTGAG TTTTTTTGACAAGGCAGCAGTGGAGACACAAACAGAACAAAACAAGGGGTCAATAAATCCGTGGAGGCTTTGCACTGTAACACAAGTTGAGGAACTCAAAGGTATTATACGATTGCTCCCCATATGGGCAACCGGTATTATCTTCAGCACAGTGTATGGACAAATGAGCAACTTATTCGTGTTACAAGGCGGGTACATGGATACTCGAGTAGGCCCATCGAACTTCAAAATTCCAGAAGCATCACTCTCCATATTCGACACTCTCAGTGTCATATTCTGGGTGCCAGTATACGACAgatatatcattaaaataacAAGAAGGTTCACTGGTCACAAAAATGGCCTCACGCAGTTGCAGCGCATTGGAACTGGACTCTTCATATCAATCTTTTCCATGGTTTCAGCCGCAATTGTAGAGTACTTGAGGCTTGGTATTGTGAAAAGACATAACAGCTATGGCGTGAAAGAAGCACCAATATCAGTATTCTGGCAGGTGCCTCAGTACTTCATCATAGGCTGTGCTGAAGTGTTCACATACATCGGTCAGCTGGAATTTTTCTACGAGCAAGCTCCTGATTCAATGAGAAGTTTATGTGCGGCTCTTTTACTAACCACAACTGCTCTGGGTAACTACGTAAGCTCTCTACTGGTGACAATTGTCATGGATATTACTACAAGAAACGGGAAGCCTGGATGGATAGCAAAGAACCTGAATTATGGCCATCTTCATTACTTCTTCGGGATACTGGTGCTGCTGAGTGTGCTGAACTTGGGAGCGTTCATTGTCGTAGCAAAAAGATATACATATAAGAAGCCGGTGGGAACTCTCCGCTGA
- the LOC140821088 gene encoding protein OCTOPUS-like produces the protein MTLRPVSQARAPNRFSPCCRHPDETLPGICASCIRERLSSLNAPGSPDFRRCRSVSISHAEDSVARCGEPHRRSCDVVSGRGSLSRLFIADDVKSSGSRCEARVESSNLGLSSSVTYTVIGNRNEDEIRVSGDALVKQNVHVDGEFDEGEFKTMKEYIDLEFGNKSKKSKDFREISGNLWGAASVFRKKLRNWRQNNKMKKLKSIINENGNGKMIVGEGDSNLCDDRRKSVDHHLDLLGRKSCDTEPRFSMDAGQIPLYETRASWDGYMIARSIPGLAPMFSVVENGILGNMNNRFENHRLSVDGPMHSIIKDESSSGVSGLGSGHSNSDSSSSMRRSSFDRSSSVRSVGKKFVNADNQGPANVELVITARELNDCHLDSSRDDGLEKFGSLSRNGKPKMSAGWHKVCNVLGFKHSSSQDKLETFAQNCTNSPTVDTLDKQGKEAGRDLGKVVDWNLPRSRSVVGSRNSCAVIGSNYGRRSVDSADKCGLSGREKYMLEGNISPKNTLNDLDSGIVPFYMAPLKSVRSNKLGKLKLQNSWEIQTAELPL, from the coding sequence ATGACTCTCCGACCCGTTTCCCAAGCTCGAGCTCCTAACCGATTTTCCCCATGTTGCCGCCACCCGGACGAAACCCTACCCGGGATCTGCGCTTCCTGCATCCGCGAACGCCTCTCCAGTCTCAATGCCCCAGGCTCACCTGACTTCAGGCGTTGCCGCTCGGTTTCCATTTCGCACGCTGAAGATTCCGTCGCTAGGTGCGGTGAGCCGCATCGCAGGTCGTGCGATGTAGTCTCGGGTCGGGGATCGCTTTCTCGGCTCTTCATTGCCGATGATGTGAAAAGCAGTGGATCTAGGTGTGAGGCTAGAGTCGAATCAAGTAATTTAGGGCTTTCTTCGAGTGTCACTTACACTGTGATAGGGAACAGAAATGAGGATGAGATTAGGGTTTCTGGTGACGCATTGGTCAAACAAAATGTTCACGTGGATGGAGAATTTGATGAAGGAGAATTCAAGACTATGAAGGAATACATAGATCTCGAATTTGGAAACAAGAGTAAAAAATCTAAAGATTTTAGAGAGATTTCTGGGAATCTTTGGGGGGCAGCTTCTGTTTTTCGTAAGAAACTACGAAACTGGAGGCAAAATAATAAGATGAAGAAGCTCAAAAGTATAATCAACGAAAATGGTAATGGCAAGATGATTGTCGGTGAGGGTGATTCTAATTTGTGTGATGACAGGCGAAAATCTGTAGATCATCATTTGGATCTTCTGGGCAGAAAATCTTGTGATACAGAGCCAAGATTTTCCATGGATGCCGGTCAGATTCCTTTGTACGAGACAAGGGCTTCATGGGATGGCTACATGATCGCGAGGAGCATCCCAGGACTTGCTCCAATGTTTTCTGTTGTCGAGAATGGTATTTTGGGTAATATGAATAATAGGTTTGAGAATCATAGGTTGTCTGTTGATGGGCCAATGCATTCTATCATTAAAGATGAGAGTAGCTCCGGGGTTTCGGGCTTGGGTTCAGGACATTCTAATTCGGATTCTTCTTCTTCTATGAGGCGAAGTAGCTTTGATCGGTCTAGTTCAGTGAGGAGTGTTGGAAAGAAATTTGTCAATGCAGACAATCAAGGACCTGCAAATGTTGAGTTGGTGATTACAGCGAGGGAATTGAATGATTGTCATTTAGATTCTAGTAGAGATGATGGCTTGGAGAAATTTGGTTCACTTTCAAGAAACGGGAAGCCCAAGATGTCTGCTGGATGGCACAAAGTCTGCAACGTGCTCGGTTTCAAGCACAGCAGTAGTCAGGATAAGCTCGAAACCTTTGCTCAAAATTGTACTAACTCACCAACTGTTGACACCCTGGACAAGCAAGGGAAGGAGGCTGGCCGAGATCTTGGCAAAGTAGTAGATTGGAACCTACCCCGTAGTCGAAGTGTTGTTGGTTCAAGAAATTCATGTGCGGTCATAGGATCAAATTATGGCAGGAGAAGTGTTGATAGTGCAGATAAATGTGGCTTAAGCGGAAGGGAAAAGTATATGCTGGAGGGAAATATCAGTCCTAAGAACACCTTGAATGATCTTGACAGTGGGATTGTCCCATTCTACATGGCACCATTGAAGAGCGTGAGAAGTAATAAGCTTGGGAAATTGAAACTGCAGAACTCTTGGGAAATTCAAACTGCAGAACTCCCATTATGA